The Novipirellula aureliae sequence GGAGCTTGAGGTTGCCGCCTTCTGCCCCGTCCGCCTCGTTGCGGTGCGGCTCCGGCCCCCATTAGCTGCTCGAAAAAGTCAGAAAAACCGTGTTCGAATTGAACACCGCCACCGCCTCGGCCGCCACGTCCGCCGAAAATCTGTTCCAAGTCGAGACCTTCAAATCCGGCTCCTCCTGCGGCCCCGCCAGCTCCTGGATGAAAACCACTGCTGCGGATTTTTTCGAAATCAGCTCCGTAGCGATCGTAGGCAGCCCGCTTGTCTTCGTCGCTCAAGACGTCATAGGCTTCCTGTACCCGTTTAAACTTCTCGTGCGCCGTCTTGTCGTCTGGATTCTTGTCCGGATGGAACTTTAACGCCAACCGACGGTGGGCCTTCTTAATTTCGTCTTTGGAAGCGTCGCGGGCGACGCCCAGAGTTTGATAGAGATCTTCGCTCACTGCGATTAAATACCAGTCGAGGAAACAAAATGATAGTCGATCCAATAGCTTGGCATGTTTTCCTGCTTTCGCCTAGCAGGAAAACACCCCTTCGGCTGCTTTCATAAACGGAAACGCGAGCATGGAAGCGAGTCAAGCTCTATTCCTCGCCTACGCGTTTTGAAGCGGCGCATCTTAGTGCCGAAGGCATGATATGCACTAGCCCCGGACTTGCGTCTGAGGCTAGTACCTATCGTCGCTCCGCGACGACGGTCATCCGCAGCGATTCCGCCACCTGCCTTTTCCAAATCTCAAACCACTTGCCTAGGCCGTATTCTCTGGCTTTTTTGACGCGATACAGTTAGAATCCGCCCCCATGAGCACTTTATTTATCGCATTGGCGTCGATGATCGGCTTTGTCGTTGCCTACAACACTTACGGACGCTGGCTATCGAGTCGGTTGTTTGCTCTCGATCCGAGGGCGCTCGTGCCCAGTCACGAACTTCGTGACGGCGTCGACTTCGTACCCACTCGGCGGTCGGTGATTTTTGGTCACCATTTCACCAGTATCGCGGGAACGGGACCGATCGTGGGGCCGGCATTGGCAGTGTTTTGGGGTTGGCTACCAGCGTTGTTGTGGGTCGTTTTTGGATCCATTTTGATCGGCGGCGTCCACGACATGGCGGCATTGGTGATGTCGCTGAGAAACCGCGGCCAGACGATCGGCGAGATCGCTGGACGTCTGATCTCGCCGAGAGCGAAGGTTTTGTTCTTGGGCGTCTTGGCGCTCGCACTATCAATCGTCCTGGCAATTTTCGGGCTCGTGATTGCGATCATCTTCGCCATCTATCCCGAATCGGTCCTCAGCGTGTGGGTCGCAATGCCGGTCGCGATTGCAATCGGATACTGGACCTACAAAAAAAATGGTGCATTGCTAATCCCCAGTCTGCTCGGGCTGTTCATCCTGTACGCCGCTGTCTACGTCGGAGCCTACTATTGCCCGCTTGAATTGCCAGCCAATGAATCCAGCTTCTTCACCCCCGTCGTCGTTTGGACATTGGCGTTACTTGTCTATGCGTTCTTTGCCTCGGTATTACCCGTATGGCTCTTGTTGCAACCGCGCGACTACATCAACAGCCATCAATTGTATGTCGCTTTGGCGATGTTAGTCGTAGGATTGACGATCGCATCGCTAACGGGCGAAGCGGACTTATTTGCTTCGGCACCCGCAATCGCCGAACGGTCAAATGTGCCAGCGGATGCGCCACCGATTTTGCCGTTTCTATTTATCACAATCGCCTGTGGTGCTTGCAGCGGTTTTCATTGTTTGGTCAGCAGTGGGACGACGAGTAAACAACTCGCGTGTGAAACCGACGCTCAAGCGGTTGGTTATGGAGCAATGCTGCTCGAAGGAGCGTTGGCGGTCTTGGTCATCCTAGCTTGTTGTGCGGGCATTGGCATGGGAAGAGTCGAGCGGACGACCGAGGCTGGGATCGGCAAATACACCTATGCGGTCGATGCGTCGGGAGCCGAATTAAAGGGATCGTCCGCATGGAGATCGTATTACCGAGCCACGAAAGCGGACGGTTCGCCAGGTGGTTGGCAAGATCACAAACTGCCACAAAAGCTCGCTGCGTTTATCGATGGCGGTGCGAATTTTCTCGGAGTGCTCGGGGTGCCGCTAAAATTCTCGGTCGCATTGATGGCTGTGTTGGTGGCTTGCTTTGCCGCCACCACGCTCGACACCGCGACTCGACTGCAACGATATGTCTTACAAGAACTCGGTAGCACGATGCGAGTCAAACCGATGACGAACAAGTACGTCGCAACCGGACTAGCTGTGCTTATCGGAGCGGCGATCGCACTCGGCGTCGGCGAAAAACCGGGGACGGGCGGCATGATCCTCTGGCCGTTGTTCGGAGCAACCAACCAACTCTTGGCCGGATTGGCGCTTATGGTGGCATTGTTCTATCTGGTCCGGCGCAGCAAACCGATCGCCTTTGTTGCCATCCCTATGCTGATGATGCTCGTCATGCCCGCGTGGGCGATGACCTACGACCTCCTCTATCACTGGATCCCCGATCGAAGTTGGACACTGATCGTGTTTGGACTCGGAATTCTAGGGCTACAGTTTTGGATGATCGTCGAAGGGACGCTGATGTGGCGAAAAAGCAAGGGGGTCCTGGAAGAAGCAGGCTTGGAAAAACAGATCGTGTGACAAGAGGAGGCAGGGCCTCACCTAAACACGCTTGCGAAACAAGCCGGTCTCCTTCAAGTGTTTACGCAGATGAGCCCGACAATCGGCGGTGAATTGCTTGACCGTATCGGTCCGATAATCGGGATACGTCCACCGGTGGCTGACCCACTCTTTGTGAACGTAATTCAGGGTAACCTCGGCAAAGATACCGTTGCGCAGATAGATTCGATGGTCACGGTCTTTGGTTGTCGCCAAGACAAGTTTTGCTTGCGTCACGTAACCACAATCGAGGTTCAACGGCCGTTTTTGAGCATAGTCAAACGCTGCAGCGCAAGCTTCCTCCCAGCCGTTGGTAGCCAGTTTCCAATCCGCCAACGGTGTCGGGTCGCAGGGACTTTCGAAAGCGACGAGTGTCTTGACGAGTTCTTCTCCCATCTCGCTTTGATAGTAACCGCCCGCGTGAAACGGCATCGGCTCGGTCGTCAGGAAAACGTTTCCCCACGCTTCGGAAAGCGTTTGGATGCCCCACGAGCGAACCTCCTCATAGCGGGAAATCACGGCACAAATTCGAATCACCGGTTCGACAAGCTGAATCTCGGCCACGATTGTTTTGCCCCTCTGCTCTAAAGTAGGAAACATTTGCTACATTTGGGTCTGTATCGCTTCGGATACCCGGATCACATCCGTTCCCATTCACCCACGACCCCGCGTTTTATCATGCACCCTTGGATCGCCGATCGTACCACGACGTTTGACAGCAGTGGAATCCGCAAAGTATTCGATTTGGCTGCTAAGTTAAAGGATCCTGTCAACCTGTCGATCGGGCAACCCGATTTTGACGTTCCCGATCCGATCAAGAATGCGGCCATCGAAGCGATCACGTCGGGCAAGAATGCCTACTCGCCAACTCAAGGCATCGAACCACTCCGCCAAGCATTGCGACAACAGATCGAGCAAACCTATCCTGGCCAAGATCGCGACGTCTTTATCAGCAGTGGTACGAGCGGTGGATTGATGCTTGCGATGATGGCAATGATCAATCCTGGCGACGAAGTCATCTTTCTGGATCCGTACTTTGTGATGTATCCCGCGCTACTGCAAATGTGTGGCGGTGTTCCCATTCGGATCAATTCCTACCCCGACTTTCGACTCGATGCCGCTAAGATCGAAGCAGCAATCACGCCGAAAACAAAAATGATACTGGTCAACAGCCCCGCCAATCCGACCGGAGTCACCGCGACGCCGGCCGAGCTCGAAGCGGTTGCAAAACTGGCAAAAAAACACAACATCGCTCTGGTCTCTGATGAGATCTACAGCCAGTTTTTCTACGACGGTGATTTCGCGTCCCCCGCAACCTACAACGATCAAACCATCGTGATTGACGGATTTAGTAAAAGTCACGCCATGACGGGGTGGCGAGTCGGCTATGTTCACGGGCCGAGTGAGATCATGCGAACGATGCTAAAGATTCAACAATACTCGTTCGTTTGCTCGCCCCAACCGGCACAGTGGGGAGCCGTGCGGGCGATGGAGGTGCGGCTCGATGAGCACATCGAACATTATCGCCAAAAGCGAGATTTCATCTACGAATCTCTTTGCGACTTGTACGAAATTGCCAAACCAAACGGTGCATTCTATGTATTCCCCAAAGTTCCAAGCGATGGAGCCCAAACGATGACGGCAACCCAGTTTGTCGAAAAAGCGATCGAACGTGGATTACTGATCATTCCTGGCAATATCTTCAGCCGCCAAGACACGCATTTTCGAATCAGTTTTGCGGCCAGCGACGAACAGCTAAAACGCGGTGTCGAAATCCTGCGGAGCTTGGCCCTTTCATGAAACATTTCCAGCGACCGCTCGCTCTGCTCTCCGAGCAACATTCCGGCGCCGCGGCCTCACGAAAAAGCCCCGGCCACATTGGGCTTCCGCTGACGGCAGGTTACGCGTTAGGCTAGCTTTCCCAAATAGCCGTTCATTGCTAGACTACAGGTTTGTTTGCTTGTCGACTCGAATGATAAAAATAGAAAGGATGCACCGTGTTTGTTTCTGCTTCGACAGAATGTTGCCCAGGGCTGGAGTTGCGAGAAACGGTCGAGCTACTCCATGACTTGGAGTTTTCGGCGATCGAAATCGCGATTCATGAGTCAGGCTTGATCAAACCAAGCGATTTGATCACTGATTTGGAGCGTGGAGTCCAGATTCTGCGCAGCTCCCACCGTATGGAGATTTCAGGCTACAGCGTGGAACTCGGTTCCGTCGGTGATCAGCACTATGTGGACTTTAAAGAGATTTGTCGGCTGGCCAAAGCAACAAAAGTCGTCAACTTGACCGTCCCCTCTGCGGAACTTGGCACCCCGTTCAACGAGGAGGTTGAACATTTACGAAAACTGGTCGAGGTTGCTGAAACCGAAGGCGTCCGCGTGGCCGTTAAGTGCCAATTAGGGTGTCTGAGTGAAGATCCCGATACGCTGATGGTGTTGTGCAATAACGTCGACGGTTTGGGCGTGACGATGGACCCAAGTGTTTACATCGCGGGAAAGGCCAACACAAAAAATCTGGATAAAATACTGCCGTTCGTCTGCAATGTCCATCTTCGCGATACTCGGCCGGATGCGTTTCAAGTCAGCGTCGGCCAAGGTGAGGTCGACTACGGCAAATTGGTCACTCAACTGCTTCGTGAAAAATACGACCGCGCTTTGACGGTGCACATGTCACCGATCGAAGGGCATGACCACCGAGTCGAACTGCGCAAACTTCGTCGCTTGCTCGAATCGCTGGTCTGATTCGGCATCCCCGAGGCTCTGGCCGAAAACCTGAGCCGATGGCGCTAGCGGGCTGTTGATTCAATCGTTTAACGCTTAGCCGAAGGCGTCAGCTTTTCCACAAGCGGTCGCCTATGGCTTGGCGTTAAACAATCAGTCGAGTCAAACCGATTAAATCGACAGCCTGCTAGCCGCGGGTGCCGATAGGACGTTTTCGCGGAACCCGCGGCGAATACCGTCGGCGAACGTTCTCCGCTTCAAGCAATTTTCGGACAGAGCCCAGCCATGACATTTACCATCACGTTTGACAACCATCGCCGCGATCAGCGATTGTGTCCGATGCAGCCTGGCCTGGCCTACGGGCGTCATCGTGGGCCCGCACCGGCCGGTGTGCGACGGGCATCCGTGGCGGTGTGCGTTTACCAAAACCAAAACGACGATTGGGTCGTGCCTTTGACGCGCCGTTCGACGGCGATTCGACATCATGCAGGCCAAATTTGTTTTCCGGGTGGAAAAATTGAACGAGGCGAAAACGCTGAACAGGCCGCATTAAGGGAATTCGAAGAAGAACTCGGCCTCCGGCCAAGGGTCCGTGAACGGAGCGGTAAATTGTCGCGTCAGTACGTTTATGCAAGTGACAATCTGGTCGAACCCATGGTCTTTGTCATCGAGCCCCCCGATGCAGATTGGAAGCCCGACCCGGTCGAAGTCGCCGAAGTCCTGCTATTGCCGATCACGGAACTTTATCGGCCCGAATCTCGAGTTGCCAAACGATTGAAACGAAAAGTCATTTCAAAAACGGCTTCCACGGACGCCGTGCCCCGTTTCCTAGAGTTTACCGCTCCCGCATTTAAATGGGGGGAATACCGGATTTGGGGTGCAACCGCAATCATTTTAGATGAATTGGCGCAGCACTTGCTTGAGAAAGCGGGCTGTGGGTCAGGTCACTGCCAATTTGGAACTCTGCCGCGAAATCGTCAGTTTCCGTTGGCCATGTAAGCCTTTCTCCCAAATTGACATGCTGGTCAATCGTCCTACAATCTCGCTTGTAGGCTCCACCATTTAGAACACTTACTTGTTCGAAGAAACTCCGTTCGACTTAACAAAAGGAACGCACTCATGGCGTCAGACGCTGTAAAAGAATTCACCGACGAGAATTTCGATAGCGAAGTTCTAAAATCCGACACGCCAGTTCTCGTTGACTTTTGGGCTCCTTGGTGTGGCCCGTGCCGCCAAATCGCTCCGATGATCGACGAATTGGCACAAGAAAACCCGACTGTCAAAGTTGGCAAGATCAACATTGATGACAATCCCGGCATTGCTCAACAATTTGGCATCAGCAGCATCCCCACGCTGCTAGTCTTCAAGTCAGGCGAAGTTTCCGAAAGCTTTGTGGGCGTGCGTCCAAAATCGGCACTCCAGCAAGCACTCGACGCGTCAAGCGTCTAAGTCTCAGCTTTTTAGCCGCGAAGCGACGGCAGGCGAAAGCCCCGGACGCAAGTCCGGGGAAACGCGTCAAACCAATTCGCGAAGTCCCCGACAGGGACGAAAGTTTCCTCGCTGTGTTTCCTGGCGTTCCGACCGGGACCTTAAAAATGGGAAATCGCAAACAGCCCCCCCCCAGACAGCGTCCAGCACTGCCTCCCGTGCCTTCGGCTGCCCCGCGTGCCTTCGGCGCTGAAAAAAACGGACGATTCCGCGCCACCCACTCGCGATTCTCAGCACGAAGTGAACCGTGTTAACCGCCAAAAAAGTCTTGGCGACTTCCACTACCGTCAAACTGACAAGCGTCCTCTAAGATGCCGCCGAGTCCGGTTCGGCATTCCCTTCCGCCGTCACTGGCTCACCGGCTTTCGTATCAGCGGCGGTATCGGCTTTCGGCACGTCCCACGGATTCTGCCAATGTTTCCAGGCGTTTAAATAGTCCGCGTAGGCCTTTGAATCGGTCGAGCGTGTTTCGATCCATTGCCTTGCCTCTTCCACCAACTCGATCTCTTTCTCTAGCGTCAGGTTGCCCATCATTACCATAGAACGCAAGAACACAAAGTAAGTGTCTAGAACATCGCAGCGGCAATAATCGCTAATCTCTTTCCACTTCCCATCGTCGTACTGCTGCTGAACCTGGTCACCGGTAATGTCCATTTTCCCCGGCTTACTAATCAGCTTTGAAATGAGGTTCAGCCCTCCGTTGCAGCGTGTTGCCCCGTAGTTGGTCAACAGTTCCTGCAAATCCAGATGGGCATTCACACTGAATCGATTTCGGGGGGAACGAAAACCATCGTTTTTGAACCAAGCTCCAATTGAAATCCCGTAGCGGAAGGCTGCCAATTCCATGATGGGCAAATCAAAGGAACGACCATTGAACGTCACCCACTGTGGTTTCCCGTAAATCTCCCACCCCTTCCAAAAGTGCTCGGTAATCACATGAGGTCGAAAGTTGGGGTCATCAAGCGAAACGACATCGATCAAGCGGAAATCGGGAGCAACCTTGGCGACGACTACCGAGATGGGAATCTGAAAGGTGTAAGGAACAAACGTCGTGCCGTTCAGTTCCATCAATTCATCTTGGTACGTGGCAACCGCTTGCTGTGCATCAAGACCTTGCCCACCATAGCGAACCGCCGATATCAAGTCTCCATCCGCAATACTCTCCACATCAAAGATTAAATGGGATACCTTCTCGGTCATAAGAATCCTTTGTCAAGTTTTCGCGTCGCGGTAGGCTAGCAACTGATAGATTGTTAGGATACCAGACTTCGCGGGCTATCGCAGTGGATCAACAGCAATCCTTTCCCATCAATACCATTCGCCCTGTGCTATGAATCAAAAAGCAAAAATCACGATCAACCGAACTCGTTTGCTAGAACGATTTCTTCGCTATGTTCGTTTCGACACAGCAGCGGACCCAAGAAGTGATGCCTATCCGAGCAGCGAAAAACAACGCCGTCTAGCTGAATTGCTCGCCTCGGAACTAGCCGCGATGACGGTCTCGGACGCTCATGTTGACGAAAACTCGCTGGTTTGGGGAACGGTTCCAGCGACCGATGGTGACCTTAGCCCGACCGTCGCTTTGGTTGCTCATATCGACACGTCTCCGGAAGCCCCTAGCGATCGCGTGTCGCCACAAGTGATTGAGCGTTACCCGGGCGGCGACATCCGGCTCGAGGCAGGCAACCAAATCACGGTTGCGGCCTGCCCTGCACTCGAATCGTTGGTAGGAAAAACACTGGTCACGACCGACGGGAAAACACTGCTCGGCGGAGACGACAAGGCAGGCGTGGCGATTATCATGGAATTGGCTCAAACCTTGATCGAAAATCCGCACTTGCAGCATGGCAAACTTCGATTGCTGTTTACCTGCGATGAAGAGATTGGGCGAGGAACAGACAAGATCGATTTGAACAAGGTCGATGCGATGGTTGCCTATACGATCGACGGCGGTGGCGCAGGCGTGATCGATGTTGAGACCTTTTCCGCCGATGCGGCAACGGTCCGCTTCCAGGGAAACAACATCCATCCAGCGATCGCCAAAGGAGTCATGGTGAACGCCATTCGAGCGGCTGCTGATTTTGTCGCCGAACTGCCTCGCACCCGAATGTCTCCAGAGACCACCTCCGATCGTGAAGGCTTCGTTCATCCTCATTCGATTCGAGGCGGAGTCGGTGAGGCATCGGTCGAATTGATCCTCCGCAGCTTCGATGCCGATGAGCTCAACGAGTATGCTGCGATGATCCGCGAAGCCGCTCACGCAGCTGCCGATAAGACCCCAGGCGTCGAGGCCAGCGTCGAGGTGCGGCGCCAATATCGAAACCTGCGAGACGGTTTGCAGCGTTTGCCACAGGCCGTCGATCTAGCGGAAATCGCTTTCACCAACTTGGGGCGGACGAGTACGCAAGAGATCATTCGAGGTGGAACCGACGGAAGCCAATTGACCGAAAAAGGTTTGCCAACGCCTAACCTATCTAGTGGTCAACACAACATTCACAGTGTGACCGAGTTTGCCTGCCTTGACGAAATGGTCGAGGCGACCGAGCATTTAGTAGAGCTGTTGTCGCTATGGAGCGATCAACGCAGTTAACCGTAGCAGCGTCTCTCCGAGACGCTGAAACCCGCAACAACGTCTCCTCCAAGACGTTGAACCCCAGTAGCAGCGTCTCTCCGAGACGCTGAAACCCGCAACAACGTCTCTCCGAGACGTTGAAACCTAGTAGCAGCGTCTCTCCGAGACGCTGAAACCCGCAACAACGTCTCTCCGAGACGTTGAACCCCAGTAGCAGCGTCTCTCCGAGACGCTGAAACCCGCAACAACGTCTCTCCGAGACGCTGAACCGATTGGCGTCTCGGAGAGACGCCGCTACTAACCTATAGCGAATAAATCCATGCCTGAACTAACGCCTGAAACCGTACAAGCTGCCATCGAGTCGTACCCTGACCCTGAAACCGGGCGTCCCATTGGATCGATGGGCCAGATTAAAGAAATCACCGTCGATGGGCAATCGACAACCATCACCATTGGCATCACCACCCATTCGCGACCCATTGCCGACGAGGTCGCTGACCGCATCGAATCGAAAGTGGCTGCAGCATTACCTGGCACCAAGGTTGAAGTCAAATTCGTCGACCATACCCGTCCACCAGCTCGCTTGGGACAAGTCGGAATACGCGTCAAAAGCGTCATCGCTGTCGGCAGTGGCAAAGGAGGCGTCGGCAAGAGTACGGTCGCGGCATCGATCGCTTTGACACTGCGGCAAATGGGCTCGAAAGTCGGTTTGATGGATTCGGATGTCTACGGTCCGAGCGTCCCTCATTTACTTGGATTGTCGGGCCGTCCAGCGGTGAGCGAGGAAAAAAAGATCCAACCGATTATGCTCAACGGGCCAGGTGAATTGCCACCGATGCCAGTGATGTCGATGGGTTTTTTGGTCGAAGCCGACCAAGCGGTGATTTGGCGAGGCCCGATGTTGCACGGATCGATCAACCAATTCCTTGGCGACACCAACTGGGGCGAACTCGATTACTTGGTCATTGACTTGCCGCCAGGAACAGGCGACGTCGTGCTGACGTTGTCTCAAGCCCTGCCGCTCGCCGGTTCGGTTGTCGTTTGCACACCACAAGAAGTGGCGCTTCTTGATGCAATCAAAGCAATCAGCATGTTCCGAAAGGTCAACATTCCGATCTTGGGAATGGTTGAAAACATGAGCGGATTCATGTGCCCCGACTGTGGAAAAACGTACGACATTTTCGGGCGAGGTGGAGCACGTGATCGAGCGGAAGAATTGAAGGTTCCCTTCCTGGGGGGCTTGCCGATCGAGATGAATCTTCGGATTGCCGGTGACGAAGGACGATTGGCGGAAGAGCTTGCCGAAAACACTCAAGCTCGTGCGCCAATCGAAGCAATCTCTAAAGCTCTTGTCCGTACAATTGCGGCCAAAGCTGCCCAAAACCCACCCAAACCAGCACTGCCGACCTTGTAGAAATTCCTGCAGTGTAGCCGCTAGCCCGGATCATCGTGAAGGGTCATCATGAATCGGCTAAAGCCTGCACTCCAACAAAAAACCTCGCCGATCATACGATTGGCGAGGTTTTCGATTTTGAACCAGCCGAGCAAATCTCTCGGCTTTGCACTGACTAGATATCGGTGTTTTCTTTCGCAGCTGCTTCTTTCGCAGCTGAACCTACTCCGTCTGCCTCCACTTCTGGAACGGGAGGAGCATCGCTGCTGCTCTCGACGGCATCCGCAGCTGCTGCAGCTGGTTCTGCTGTTGCGTCCGCTGCTTCCGAAGCAGCTTCTGCTTCCGAAGTTGTTACGCTACCTGGAACCAATGTTTCGCCGGGAGCAAGATCGAGAGCTTCCGAGCTAGCTTCCATCGGGGATTGCATCGTCGATCCGCCGCCATCTACGACGACTCCACCACCACAAGAGGTGCAACCTTGTGCGACAGGTGCTGCAACCGACTGGCCACAGCAACTTGGTGCTGGTGCACAGCAACTTGGTTCTGGAGTGCAGCAACTTGGTGCTGGTGCACAGCAAGTTGGTGCTGGAGTGCAGCAAGTCGGTGCGCACCTGTTCTTCGCAGCGCAAAGCCGCGAGAACAAACCACCACCGCAGTGTCGGTTACCAAAAATCCCTGCTTCGGCATTGCCGCTAAAAGCGATCGTGGAACCAATCATCAGCGTGAAGGCAGCCATACTGCTTACTAAAGTTCGATTCATCTTCATCATATTCTCCCAAAGTTTCTGAGCTGGGTGCGTTCCGATTCGCACATCTTCATCAAGGCGACGTCCCGTCACCCACTCGAAAACATGGACAAACCGCCGGTTACATCACCGACTACCGAATGACCATGATTGCTGCTGATCGCCACTCCCCATAACGCAAACCAGCGTTAGATAGTTGAATCAGGGGGGGTTACGCCGTATTTGCAGCTAACGTGATTTTCAAGATACAGTAACCCTGGGGCACCCTATGTCAATCACCCAAACGACAAATTCGCTCCATATTTACCATTGTGACGTAGCTTGTAAGCCTTATGCCACGCTCCAAGTGATCGCATCAAGCACCACAACCAACCCGAAAGTGCACATTGGAACACATACCAAGAGCTAACCCAAAGGCTAGCGGCAGACAATCATTGACCGCAGTGGATGTTGCCAAACCCCCTACCGAGCGGGGCGGGGGGGGGGGGGGATTTTTTTGGTTCTATCGCATGGTACCGGCAGCATCCGGCCGCCGCTGACACAGCTTGCAGTCTGAGAACATAGGCGCACGGCCTTCAAACACGACTTTCAACACGACTTTCAGGCACGAAATTTGAGCCTGAGAAATTTGAGTGCGAAAAATTGACACGCCGTTAACAAGCCACACGATCAGGGAGGAGATTGTCGACAGCTCGCCTTCCGACTCGCACCGCTCACGGTTAGACTGTGGGTTGACCGCTAACGAAATCTTTTGCGAATCAAATACTTGAACACGGATCCAATTCCAACGACAAACGGACGCATTCGCAAACGTCGTCACAAACGTTCTGCACGAAGAAGTATGCGGACTCGTCCATTGGTCACTCGTTTAATGGGCATGGAAACCGAATACGCCACGCTATGTGCTGATCCACAAAAGATTGACAGCGACGAGTTACCCCCGTCAGGTTTTGTCTACGACCAGATTTGTGAAGCCATTCGTCGTGATCAGCCGACCGCGAAAGGCTTGTTTGACAACGAG is a genomic window containing:
- a CDS encoding carbon starvation CstA family protein → MSTLFIALASMIGFVVAYNTYGRWLSSRLFALDPRALVPSHELRDGVDFVPTRRSVIFGHHFTSIAGTGPIVGPALAVFWGWLPALLWVVFGSILIGGVHDMAALVMSLRNRGQTIGEIAGRLISPRAKVLFLGVLALALSIVLAIFGLVIAIIFAIYPESVLSVWVAMPVAIAIGYWTYKKNGALLIPSLLGLFILYAAVYVGAYYCPLELPANESSFFTPVVVWTLALLVYAFFASVLPVWLLLQPRDYINSHQLYVALAMLVVGLTIASLTGEADLFASAPAIAERSNVPADAPPILPFLFITIACGACSGFHCLVSSGTTSKQLACETDAQAVGYGAMLLEGALAVLVILACCAGIGMGRVERTTEAGIGKYTYAVDASGAELKGSSAWRSYYRATKADGSPGGWQDHKLPQKLAAFIDGGANFLGVLGVPLKFSVALMAVLVACFAATTLDTATRLQRYVLQELGSTMRVKPMTNKYVATGLAVLIGAAIALGVGEKPGTGGMILWPLFGATNQLLAGLALMVALFYLVRRSKPIAFVAIPMLMMLVMPAWAMTYDLLYHWIPDRSWTLIVFGLGILGLQFWMIVEGTLMWRKSKGVLEEAGLEKQIV
- a CDS encoding DUF4416 family protein, which codes for MFPTLEQRGKTIVAEIQLVEPVIRICAVISRYEEVRSWGIQTLSEAWGNVFLTTEPMPFHAGGYYQSEMGEELVKTLVAFESPCDPTPLADWKLATNGWEEACAAAFDYAQKRPLNLDCGYVTQAKLVLATTKDRDHRIYLRNGIFAEVTLNYVHKEWVSHRWTYPDYRTDTVKQFTADCRAHLRKHLKETGLFRKRV
- a CDS encoding pyridoxal phosphate-dependent aminotransferase, coding for MHPWIADRTTTFDSSGIRKVFDLAAKLKDPVNLSIGQPDFDVPDPIKNAAIEAITSGKNAYSPTQGIEPLRQALRQQIEQTYPGQDRDVFISSGTSGGLMLAMMAMINPGDEVIFLDPYFVMYPALLQMCGGVPIRINSYPDFRLDAAKIEAAITPKTKMILVNSPANPTGVTATPAELEAVAKLAKKHNIALVSDEIYSQFFYDGDFASPATYNDQTIVIDGFSKSHAMTGWRVGYVHGPSEIMRTMLKIQQYSFVCSPQPAQWGAVRAMEVRLDEHIEHYRQKRDFIYESLCDLYEIAKPNGAFYVFPKVPSDGAQTMTATQFVEKAIERGLLIIPGNIFSRQDTHFRISFAASDEQLKRGVEILRSLALS
- a CDS encoding sugar phosphate isomerase/epimerase family protein, which codes for MFVSASTECCPGLELRETVELLHDLEFSAIEIAIHESGLIKPSDLITDLERGVQILRSSHRMEISGYSVELGSVGDQHYVDFKEICRLAKATKVVNLTVPSAELGTPFNEEVEHLRKLVEVAETEGVRVAVKCQLGCLSEDPDTLMVLCNNVDGLGVTMDPSVYIAGKANTKNLDKILPFVCNVHLRDTRPDAFQVSVGQGEVDYGKLVTQLLREKYDRALTVHMSPIEGHDHRVELRKLRRLLESLV
- a CDS encoding NUDIX hydrolase, with the protein product MTFTITFDNHRRDQRLCPMQPGLAYGRHRGPAPAGVRRASVAVCVYQNQNDDWVVPLTRRSTAIRHHAGQICFPGGKIERGENAEQAALREFEEELGLRPRVRERSGKLSRQYVYASDNLVEPMVFVIEPPDADWKPDPVEVAEVLLLPITELYRPESRVAKRLKRKVISKTASTDAVPRFLEFTAPAFKWGEYRIWGATAIILDELAQHLLEKAGCGSGHCQFGTLPRNRQFPLAM
- the trxA gene encoding thioredoxin gives rise to the protein MASDAVKEFTDENFDSEVLKSDTPVLVDFWAPWCGPCRQIAPMIDELAQENPTVKVGKINIDDNPGIAQQFGISSIPTLLVFKSGEVSESFVGVRPKSALQQALDASSV
- a CDS encoding 3'-5' exonuclease — protein: MTEKVSHLIFDVESIADGDLISAVRYGGQGLDAQQAVATYQDELMELNGTTFVPYTFQIPISVVVAKVAPDFRLIDVVSLDDPNFRPHVITEHFWKGWEIYGKPQWVTFNGRSFDLPIMELAAFRYGISIGAWFKNDGFRSPRNRFSVNAHLDLQELLTNYGATRCNGGLNLISKLISKPGKMDITGDQVQQQYDDGKWKEISDYCRCDVLDTYFVFLRSMVMMGNLTLEKEIELVEEARQWIETRSTDSKAYADYLNAWKHWQNPWDVPKADTAADTKAGEPVTAEGNAEPDSAAS
- the pepT gene encoding peptidase T; its protein translation is MNQKAKITINRTRLLERFLRYVRFDTAADPRSDAYPSSEKQRRLAELLASELAAMTVSDAHVDENSLVWGTVPATDGDLSPTVALVAHIDTSPEAPSDRVSPQVIERYPGGDIRLEAGNQITVAACPALESLVGKTLVTTDGKTLLGGDDKAGVAIIMELAQTLIENPHLQHGKLRLLFTCDEEIGRGTDKIDLNKVDAMVAYTIDGGGAGVIDVETFSADAATVRFQGNNIHPAIAKGVMVNAIRAAADFVAELPRTRMSPETTSDREGFVHPHSIRGGVGEASVELILRSFDADELNEYAAMIREAAHAAADKTPGVEASVEVRRQYRNLRDGLQRLPQAVDLAEIAFTNLGRTSTQEIIRGGTDGSQLTEKGLPTPNLSSGQHNIHSVTEFACLDEMVEATEHLVELLSLWSDQRS
- a CDS encoding Mrp/NBP35 family ATP-binding protein, whose product is MPELTPETVQAAIESYPDPETGRPIGSMGQIKEITVDGQSTTITIGITTHSRPIADEVADRIESKVAAALPGTKVEVKFVDHTRPPARLGQVGIRVKSVIAVGSGKGGVGKSTVAASIALTLRQMGSKVGLMDSDVYGPSVPHLLGLSGRPAVSEEKKIQPIMLNGPGELPPMPVMSMGFLVEADQAVIWRGPMLHGSINQFLGDTNWGELDYLVIDLPPGTGDVVLTLSQALPLAGSVVVCTPQEVALLDAIKAISMFRKVNIPILGMVENMSGFMCPDCGKTYDIFGRGGARDRAEELKVPFLGGLPIEMNLRIAGDEGRLAEELAENTQARAPIEAISKALVRTIAAKAAQNPPKPALPTL